The following are from one region of the Abiotrophia defectiva ATCC 49176 genome:
- the accB gene encoding acetyl-CoA carboxylase biotin carboxyl carrier protein: MQYEELVKLIDKLDQSSLAYFEFTNDNERLLLAKEVPQVAAPAPVVVTDVTESAALTAPASLAAPAPVAVPEAVEAPAAPAPAPEAAGKDVPAPMVGVVYLQANPDADPYVQVGDSVKKGQVLCLIEAMKLMNEIVAPQDGVVSAILVENENIVEYGQALFRIS; the protein is encoded by the coding sequence ATGCAATATGAAGAACTCGTCAAATTAATCGACAAACTGGACCAGTCTAGCCTGGCCTACTTCGAATTCACCAATGACAATGAGCGTCTGCTCTTGGCTAAGGAAGTGCCACAAGTGGCAGCACCAGCCCCAGTTGTGGTGACCGATGTGACCGAATCGGCTGCCCTAACAGCACCGGCTAGCCTGGCGGCCCCAGCCCCTGTGGCGGTGCCAGAAGCGGTCGAAGCACCTGCAGCACCTGCGCCAGCGCCAGAAGCTGCTGGTAAGGACGTGCCAGCCCCTATGGTAGGGGTAGTCTACCTGCAAGCTAACCCTGATGCGGATCCTTATGTCCAAGTAGGGGACAGCGTCAAGAAGGGCCAAGTCCTCTGCTTGATTGAAGCCATGAAGCTCATGAATGAGATTGTGGCCCCTCAAGACGGCGTGGTCTCTGCTATCTTAGTTGAAAATGAAAACATCGTGGAATACGGCCAAGCCCTCTTCCGCATTAGCTAA
- the fabZ gene encoding 3-hydroxyacyl-ACP dehydratase FabZ, which yields MTLLTAQQVMDIIPNRYPIFFIDAVDELIPGEKIVCRKNVTINEQVFQGHFPGEPVLPGVYICEALAQAGSIPLLQMEGFQGKTAYLGGLNKVKFRQKVVPGDVLRLQVDIVKLRKNAGIGYGQAFVGDKKVAEAEMTFIIGAK from the coding sequence ATGACTTTATTAACTGCTCAACAAGTAATGGACATTATCCCTAACCGTTACCCAATCTTCTTCATCGACGCTGTGGATGAGTTGATCCCAGGTGAAAAAATCGTCTGCCGTAAGAACGTGACCATCAACGAACAAGTCTTCCAAGGTCACTTCCCAGGCGAACCTGTTTTACCAGGTGTTTACATCTGTGAAGCTTTAGCTCAAGCAGGTTCTATCCCACTCTTGCAAATGGAAGGTTTCCAAGGCAAGACCGCTTACCTAGGTGGCTTGAACAAGGTAAAATTCCGTCAAAAAGTGGTACCTGGTGACGTGCTTCGTCTCCAAGTAGACATCGTCAAATTGCGTAAGAACGCCGGGATTGGTTACGGCCAAGCCTTCGTTGGCGACAAGAAAGTAGCAGAAGCAGAAATGACCTTCATTATCGGAGCAAAATAA
- the accC gene encoding acetyl-CoA carboxylase biotin carboxylase subunit, translated as MFKKVLVANRGEIAVRIIRALREMNITSVAVYSEADREALHTQLADEAICIGPAKGLDSYANPVAILSAAMVTGADAIHPGYGFLSERSDFVALCEEVNIKFIGPKSHIIEAMGNKQNARNTMKAAGVPITPGSDGLVHSLEEAHAIAQKIGFPLIIKAADGGGGKGMRRVEDPKDFEALFLQAQNETQSVYGNQDLYIEKIIYPARHIEVQLLGDEHGHVIHLGERDCSLQRNNQKVIEFAPAVCLDEDTRQAICGAAVKAASAIGYTNAGTIEFLLADNGEFYFMEMNTRLQVEHPVTEMITGVDIVQEQIKIAMGQPLSYQQEDIVLSGFAIECRLNAEDPLHQFRPAAGHIKQLVLPSGGMGLRVESGIYPQYTLPPFYDSMIAKIIVHQPSREAAFRLMERALYEVAVDGLVTNVELLEAMVADSHIQADDYHTKWLEESFMPAWLDFQKEAEATEEA; from the coding sequence ATGTTTAAAAAAGTGTTAGTCGCCAACCGTGGTGAGATTGCAGTCCGAATCATTCGGGCCCTGCGCGAAATGAATATTACGTCGGTGGCGGTCTATAGCGAGGCAGACCGGGAGGCCCTTCATACCCAATTAGCGGATGAAGCCATCTGTATCGGGCCTGCCAAGGGCTTAGACTCCTACGCCAACCCAGTGGCCATTCTGTCCGCTGCCATGGTGACGGGGGCTGACGCCATCCACCCAGGCTACGGCTTCTTATCCGAGCGTAGCGATTTCGTTGCCCTCTGTGAAGAGGTCAATATCAAGTTCATTGGCCCTAAGAGCCACATTATCGAAGCCATGGGGAACAAGCAAAATGCCCGCAACACCATGAAGGCAGCCGGCGTGCCCATCACGCCAGGTTCCGACGGCTTGGTGCATAGCTTAGAAGAAGCCCATGCCATCGCCCAAAAGATTGGCTTCCCCTTGATTATCAAGGCAGCCGACGGTGGGGGCGGTAAGGGCATGCGCCGGGTGGAAGATCCTAAGGATTTTGAAGCCCTCTTCCTCCAAGCCCAGAACGAAACCCAGTCGGTCTACGGTAACCAAGATCTCTATATCGAGAAAATCATCTACCCAGCCCGCCATATCGAAGTCCAACTCCTGGGCGACGAGCATGGCCATGTCATCCATCTGGGTGAACGGGACTGCTCCCTGCAACGTAATAACCAGAAGGTCATTGAGTTTGCGCCCGCTGTCTGCCTAGATGAGGACACTCGTCAGGCTATCTGTGGGGCAGCCGTTAAGGCCGCTTCGGCCATTGGCTACACCAATGCCGGGACCATCGAGTTCCTATTGGCTGATAACGGTGAATTCTACTTCATGGAAATGAACACCCGTCTGCAAGTGGAGCATCCGGTGACCGAGATGATTACCGGGGTCGACATCGTCCAAGAACAGATTAAAATCGCCATGGGCCAGCCCCTCTCTTATCAACAAGAGGACATTGTCTTGTCAGGGTTTGCCATTGAGTGCCGCTTGAATGCGGAAGATCCGCTCCACCAATTCCGTCCGGCTGCTGGCCATATCAAGCAGCTAGTCCTACCGTCTGGCGGTATGGGCTTGCGGGTGGAGTCAGGGATCTATCCTCAATACACCTTGCCACCTTTCTATGATTCCATGATTGCTAAAATTATTGTCCACCAACCTAGTCGTGAGGCGGCCTTCCGACTCATGGAACGGGCCCTCTATGAAGTGGCCGTGGATGGACTGGTAACCAACGTGGAACTGCTAGAAGCCATGGTGGCGGATTCCCACATCCAAGCGGATGATTACCACACCAAGTGGTTAGAAGAAAGCTTCATGCCAGCCTGGCTGGACTTCCAGAAAGAGGCTGAAGCAACAGAGGAGGCCTAG
- the accD gene encoding acetyl-CoA carboxylase, carboxyltransferase subunit beta has protein sequence MALFRRNKTIQLNADAVAKYSDKVAQIPDDLMARCPKCHKVYFTKQKPEDYCCMHCHHHLPFPAMERIDWLVDEGSFQEINADLWNDNPLGFPKYSEKLAKLQEATGLKEAIVTGTARLDGHALALGVMDSRFVMASMGTAVGEKLVQLFDLATAQGLPVVLYIASGGARMQEGILSLMQMAKVSQAVARHSAAGGFYCAVLTHPTTGGVTASFAMQGDVILAEPDATVGFAGKRVIEQTLRKPLPDDFQAAETVLGYGFIDQIVPRDRQKRMLAQLLTIHEGGKAQ, from the coding sequence ATGGCATTATTTCGTCGTAATAAAACCATTCAACTGAATGCGGACGCCGTAGCAAAATATTCGGATAAGGTCGCCCAAATCCCAGATGATTTGATGGCCCGCTGTCCTAAGTGCCACAAGGTCTACTTCACCAAGCAGAAACCTGAGGACTACTGCTGCATGCACTGCCACCACCATTTGCCATTTCCGGCTATGGAACGGATTGACTGGTTAGTGGATGAGGGCAGCTTCCAAGAAATCAACGCTGATCTCTGGAATGACAATCCGCTAGGTTTTCCTAAGTATTCTGAAAAATTAGCCAAGCTGCAGGAAGCGACCGGCCTTAAGGAGGCTATCGTGACCGGGACAGCCCGCCTGGATGGTCATGCCTTGGCCCTAGGCGTCATGGATAGCCGCTTCGTCATGGCTTCCATGGGGACCGCCGTGGGTGAGAAGTTGGTTCAACTCTTTGACCTGGCGACGGCCCAAGGCCTGCCAGTAGTGCTCTATATCGCTTCTGGTGGAGCCCGCATGCAGGAAGGCATCCTGTCTCTCATGCAAATGGCCAAGGTCAGCCAAGCCGTAGCCCGTCATTCGGCGGCCGGCGGCTTCTACTGTGCCGTTTTGACCCATCCGACGACCGGTGGGGTCACTGCCAGCTTCGCCATGCAGGGGGATGTCATCTTGGCTGAACCCGATGCCACCGTCGGCTTTGCCGGCAAACGGGTCATCGAGCAGACCCTGCGCAAGCCTTTGCCTGATGATTTCCAGGCGGCTGAGACCGTCCTAGGCTACGGCTTTATCGACCAAATCGTGCCCCGCGACCGCCAAAAGCGGATGCTGGCGCAACTCTTGACCATTCACGAGGGAGGGAAGGCTCAATGA